atcttacagaaaattcccattagctatctattttacatatcataatatatatgtttcagtgctactctctcaagtcattccaccctctccctcccgcACTGTGACTgtaagtctattctttacatctgtgtctcctttgctgccccctaaataggatcatcagtaccatctttctagattccatatatatatacgcattaatatatgaaatttgtctttcttatttatttcattctatataatgggctctaggttcattaaattctttttaaatttcacttcttgtttttttcaggataaaataataaaggaagagagaaattaagaTAAGTTTTGTTTGGCTAACACTGTACTTAATATTACTGAATTATATACTTCCTTTTAATCACTGGGTAAATAAGTAAACTGGTTCAGTATTATCAGACAGAAGTATCCCaatctatgtttctttttttagcgTTGTAGAATGAATGAAGACACTGGCAGTGACTATATAACACCTTGGCAGCTGTCACAGGTGGTTGATGGTGGAGGTGTTGGGATTATAGAAGAAAGCAAACACACAAATTTTATGAAAGGCGATTTTGTGACTTCCTTCTATTGGCCCTGGCAAACCAAGGTTATTCTGGATGGAAATATCCTTGAAAAGGTGATGTATGATATAAAGtgtctgatttttctcttttattattcctTCTTTGTGCCTTTGGTGTTCGGTTTTGTTTGCTgtcagggaaaaaataaaaagcatatgttttctttttagataGCTGTCAGAATGTGAAAAGCCTTTATTCCTCTTCCACTGTTGGCTGTAACTATATATGACAGTTCTTAGATTGCCAATGAATGATGTTGTTTTCCATATTTAATTCTCAAATtttacatgtataaaataaaacctgAGCTATAAGCATCAAAAAATGCTTTATACTAAGAACCAGAATGCCCTTTATAGTTAAATGCTTGAAAAGTTTCCTAAGAAAGCTGCAATGTTTtgtccatctgatgcaaagagctcactcattggaaaataccctgatgctgcgaaagattgggggcagaagaaggggccgaaagaggatgagatggttgcgtggcatcattgacacaatggacatgagtctgagcaaactccagagatagtgaaggacaggaaagcctgaagtgctgcagtccatgaggctgcagagttggacacatctaagtgactgaacagcaacaataagcaATTACCATTTGACTCAAGAAATCCATTTGGTTTGTGCTTGAAATTCCATCCTGTGGCAGAAGTCTTGAGTTCGGTTTCTACTGTTTGGTTGAGTCATGTGAAATTACCAGTATTTGTCTGTTTTGACCTACAAAAACTGGCAGCTTCATGTAACCCAGCCTAATAATTGTCATCAAGGAAGTTACAGTATGTCtctaacctcagtttcctcatgtgcaaaatgaaaacaatagctATCTCACCAGTGAATGTgagaatttaattaaattagaattaatttaaattaaatttagttATAATAAATGTGATTAAGGCTTTGTAAAAAACTTTATACAAGTTTAGTATTTTTTATGATTACAAATTCTTACAGTTAGTTAAAAGTGGCTGTTAAGATACAAGGGATATGGGAGACATTACACAATCATTTATCAATGGTACTAATAAATGACGTTTAACTAGAAATTTCTTAGTAGGAGTGAAAAAGGAACATTAGGCAGTTCCTAGCTTTCCCTGTCATAGTGATATAGTGGGAAATTGAGAAGTTGGGGAGAGCTTAAAAATGTTGGGGGAGTAGGTATTAGAAATGAGGAAGAGGAATtcagaaaggacagaaaaatgaTATTTACTAAACACAACTTATCTCACAATGTTTTTTTTACTGGCTTTACTAATAAATAACTTACCTACAGGatatatttctgtgtttggagaaggaaatggcaacccacttcagtattcttgcctggaaaaatcccgtggacagaggaacctggcaagctacagtccatggcgtcacaagagtcggccacgacttagcaactaaaccaccaaaccaccaaATTTCTATGTAGTGTACTGTAGACCTTTCTGTGTATTGTAGACTTTAATGTTGCCATTACCTTTATCTACACATCAGACTTGACTGATAGCCATTTAAAACTGAttacacaatgttgtaaagtaattagcctccaactaataaaaataaatggaaaaaaaaaaactgattacaaactgccattttttttctttgtggcaGTTTAATTGCAAATCAAGGTGGTGAATCTTGATTACTTTTGGTGGTTTGTTacatttttaatctctaaaattattataaaactttTATGGTAGAGAgtctttctatataatttttttttcattttcccataaTGTTAGAGgtaagaaaagagacagaaaatgtaAGAGATATACAATTAACTATTGATTGGGCCTAATAAACATATAAGTGTAaaatgttgaaaagctgagagaccttattttattattctgtaaTTAACTGAGAAGAAATTGTATCATACCTTCCTTATATTTTCATGAAACATTTGAAGTATCAGTAACGAGAACTATTAAAGAGTTTGAGCTGACTTTTATACAGAGAAGTGTTTACTCTGAAATTGCTCAGAGATTTTTAAACCTTCCAATATTGTGTAGTTTTTCCTGTTAagtgtttcttctcttttgataTATTTGAGATGCTGGCAAGACAGACTGAAAATTGGTTTATTGTTCATGTTGGGCTGTTTATTAGTCCGCTTGAACTTCTTGAACTGTTGTTACAAAATACAATGGACTGAAATTTATTattacagcagaaatttattttcttacagagtTGGAGGCTAGAGGCCTGAGGTCAAGATGCTGGAAAGTTTGGTCTCTGGTGaagcctctcttcctggctttcaGATGGCCCTGTTCTCCCTGTATCCTCACACAGCATCCAGCCTTGCTTCTGTGTAACTGCCGAGAAACAGATCTCTGGTGGCCCTTTCTCTTCTAAGGCCCTAAGTCCTATCAGATTAGGGCCCCTCCCTGATgccctcatttaaccttaattatctccttaaagaccctatctccaaatacagtcacactgaAAGAGTTAGGTCTTTTAACATAGGTTTTTGGGGAGTTCATATTCCTGAAGTCATAGGTTGTCTCTACTTTGTTGACCTAAGACAGAAATTcccaatgttatttttttaaaggtatacattttattttaggtaGACCCACAGCTTGTGAATGGACACCTTTCATACTTTCTTGGAGCTATAGGGATGCCTGGTTTGACTTCCTTGATTGGGGTACAGGAAAAAGGTCATATAACTGCTGGATCTAATCAGACAATGGTTGTTAGTGGGGCTGCTGGTGCTTGTGGATCCTTGGCTGGGCAGGTAAGCTTTTGGAGGATTATCTCATTTTCTGAAAAACTGGTTATAACTGAATCTCTGGATTTGTgtatatagtttaaaatatatagttgAACAAATTTGTAatgttattttacatatatttggTAGAAATGATATTATTGCATGCTTAGACTCTCTCCCTAATAATGTGAAAAATGTTgtagattttttatattttattctcttttaaccAAAAATGACATAGTAAATGCTGGAGCATTGCTCTAATCTATATGAAAGAGAAGAATCACAGAGTACCTGTCTGGAATTCCatgaattgaaaaaataaatttatattttaaaaatatcttcaaataagAAAGCACTTATTGGGTTCTAGAGATAGGTTAATATATTCCCAAGTGattccgtggtaaagaatctgcctgcagtgcaggacatgcagagacatgggttcaatccatgggttgggaagatcccttggagaaggaagtggcaacccactccaatattcttgcctaggaaatctcatgagcagaggagcctggtgagttacagtccatgggatcacaaaagagtcagacgtgacttaactactaaacaacagcaacagagatATAGTAAACATTATGATACAGTTTTACAAAGTACATTATTTTATgaatactgctgctaagtcacttcagtcgagtccgactctgtgcgaccccatagacggcagcccaccaggctcccctgtccctgggattctccaggcaagaacactggagtgggttgccatttccttcttcaatgcatgaaggtgaaaaatgaaagtgaagtcgctcagtcgtgtccgactct
This sequence is a window from Odocoileus virginianus isolate 20LAN1187 ecotype Illinois chromosome 6, Ovbor_1.2, whole genome shotgun sequence. Protein-coding genes within it:
- the PTGR2 gene encoding prostaglandin reductase 2 isoform X2, yielding MIVQRVVLNSRPGKNGHPVAENFRVEEVNLPDCVNEGQVQVRTLYLSVDPYMRCRMNEDTGSDYITPWQLSQVVDGGGVGIIEESKHTNFMKGDFVTSFYWPWQTKVILDGNILEKDIFLCLEKEMATHFSILAWKNPVDRGTWQATVHGVTRVGHDLATKPPNHQISM